In the bacterium SCSIO 12741 genome, GCTCATTATTAAGGTTAAAGGGATCTACTCTTCGGCCTTTTCTTCCGGATCAACCAACCCTCTTTCCTTTCGGATATCTTCAAGTGCCTGCAATGCCTCAGGCATCAAATCACGATCCTTTCTTCGCTCAATTTCGTAGTCGGTCAGGTTGCTGAATCTCTGTTTAAAGCTATTATAGAGCTTCGCAGACTCTTGCCTTTCCATTTCCCGCTTTTCCTCTTCGGTTTGCGGCTCATCTCGAAGTTGATAAATTGTACGAGCCAGCGATTTAGAGTAGACCATTACATACATGACCAATGCTGGGGCCAGAAGAATATGGATGGTAATTAGAATGAGGGTTATCGATACAGAATAATTGAGAATATTGAAAATGGGTGTAAATGTGGCCAATAGGACCGTTATACCCATTCCATACTTGTAGAAGCGGCGATGAAGGAAGAACAATAGATTTAAGAGCAGAATGCACGCCCAAATCACGTATAACTTAATCGAAATCGGAAAACTGCTACTAAAATCTTCTACAAGGGCAACTAATACGATCAGGTTTAACCATAGCAGCGGTGACCATTCTTTCCAATCCTGCTTAGTCATGTCTCTTGTTTTTTGCGTTAATGATGCGCTTGTACAGTTTTCCCTGCTGCTTGTCTTTTAGACGCTTCTCTCGAACGGTTCCCTCGAATCGGGCTTTCTCCCGTTGCAATTTCATAAAATGAGAATAAGCTTCCGGATCGAGCTCCCCATTGTCAACGGCTTCGAGTAGAGCACATCCTTTCTCCTCGGTGTGAGAGCAATCGGAAAAACGACAATTCTGAGCCAATTCCAGAATCTCCTCAAAGGTGGTTTCCATTCCCGTTTCATTGTCGGTCATACCCACTTCGCGCATTCCGGGATTATCGATCAAGATTCCCCCCGATTCCAAAACCACCAATTCGCGATGAGTCGTCACATGTTTGCCCCGGTCGATTGAACCACTGATCTCTCCGGTTTTCATCTTCTCTTCTCCCCGAAGGGCATTGAGGATGGTAGACTTCCCTACCCCGGAAGATCCCAGCAAGCAGTAAGTTTTTCCTGTTTCTAAAAGGTGAGTCAGAGGCTCCCATCCTTCGCCAGTTAGCGTACTAATGGCATAAACGGGTACCTGGTTCATTCTACTTTTCACCTGAGTTACCAACTCTTTGGCTTGCTCACCATCAATCAAATCGATTTTGCTCAAAATCACAATGGGTTCCACTCCAGAATCGTAACACAAGGTCAAGTAGCGCTCCAGGCGATTGATGCTAAAATCCCGATTAACGGATTGAACAATAAAGGCATAATCAATATTGGTGGCAATGATTTGCTTCTCGCCTTGCTTCCCAACGGCAGATCGTTCCAGAATGGATTTCCTGGGAAAAACTCCGTGAATTAAGGCTTTGCCTTCCTCATAAGGCTGAAGTGCCACCCAATCGCCAACAGCTGGAAAATCGCGCCGACTGGTGGCCGTATATCGAAGGTTACCTAATATTTCAGCGTCCCATTCTTCCTGGCCCGTGCTTACGGTATATCGTTCTTTGTGTTCAAGAATAACCCGACCGAGGAGGAAATCATCCCATCCCCTTTCATTCTGGTCGATTTTCCACTCTTCTAAAAATCCTAATTGGCTTAACTCGGGTTGCATTTTATCGTTCTTCTATTGCCCTAAATCCAAAGGCAATTCTTTAATGGGTAATAACCTGGAATCTTCCAGTGCTGCTTTTCTGTGTCCAGCAATTTTTAAATAGTCCTCATTTTGGGCAAAAGCAATAAACTGAGCTGCTGAGGCATGTTTCACCAATAAAACGGCATCCCAGGATTCATCGGCAGGACCGATAACAAAGGCGCTACTACTACCATAAAACAACACTTCGCTTCCGGCCGCTTGCAGATAAGGCATGGTTTCGCTCATGTATTCACGGTAGGCCTCTTTTCCAGTTATTGGTTCATCTGGAGCCAGGTGATCCAAGCCCTCATAATCAGCCTCGGCCTTGAATTTCAATAAATTCAACATGACAACGGCTCCCTCTTGGTGATTGATGTAAAAATCTCTTCCCGCTTCGGGAGTGGCGTCCAGGTATTTTTTGTCTTGCATCTAAGTATTATGTGGAGTTGTTAAAACAAGGGTGATTTGATCAATTGGATGGGTGCTAAAGTATCAGATTCATCCACAAGCCACAAGTTCATTTGTTGATCTTCTGAATTGGCCCATCGAATATAACCGCAATACGATGATTTATCTCCCATTTTTAGGGTATTCAATTTTAGCACTTTCATACCTGGTTTGATTCCAGCCTGATCGGCCACTGAATGGTGGACCAGGGTTTGAACAAACACTCCTTTTTCTTCGTTGTATCCCAATCCCAATCCAAAAGTTTTCTCGATTTCATTCTTTTTCTGCACCGGAGCAAAATGCAGGCGCCGTTTGGACCAATCGATGGTAACAACAAACCGGGAAAGAACCTTGGATCCAATCAACCCCGAGTGCCCCGTTTTCACCTCCAGATTAGGCAATTCTATTTCGCCCCACTTCATGCTATCCGTAAAGGCCCGTACCCCCTCAAAGGGACTCGACTGAGCAAACAAACCCGATCGCTTCCAACCTGTTTCAGCAAAAACGGTATCGAACACCTCGTATTCTTGAAGCTTGCTGATAGCCTGTTTGGGTAAAGTCAAGCCATACACCGATCCATAATCAACTTTGATATTGGTTATAGCGTGCCCTTTTGCTTCCCATTCGGTGATCATATCAAACTGCCCATTGCTGCGAAAGGCAATTTCTTTTCCCCTCAGGTTACTGTCTAACTCCATGCCTTTGAAAAGGGTAATTTCCAGATTTTGATAATCAATGGTCCAGTTGCAGTACCGCATCATATTAGATCCAAGAATACCGTCTAACTGCATGCATTCCAATATGGGATGGGCCTTAAAGTCTCCTACAAATGCCGTTTGATCAATAAACGGAATCGAACCCACATGGATCGTATCTACCTTAACAAATTTAAGGGCCCGAGTAGTTCCATCCGAATCCCGCATCATGGATTTAGTCACTTGTTTGAAGCCCAACTCTTCCTGTATTTCCTTGGACAAACTCAGTGGAGCTCCACTGTCAAACAAAAAGCGGTAGGATTTGCCACGAATGGTAACCGGTAGAATCAGTAAACCCAGGTTATTCTCACAAGCAACGGTTTCTTTGAAGGTAGTCTTAGGCAAATCTCCTTTGAGAAAACTGCGATGCAATCCGGGCATACACCCCATGAATAGTAGCACCAATCCAATAAGTAAAAAGCGACTTTTAGTCAAAATCATAAACGGTAACATCTACGCCAAAGGCGATTAATTCTCTTTAAATATGCGGCTGAATATTTTCCCATTTTCCACCAGCCAGGCCGCAACCAATTCGGGGCATGTGGATGGAGGCTCCTTTCTCAAGAGCCAACTCCCTTACTTGGGCCAAACAGCGCCCCACATAAACTTCACGA is a window encoding:
- the rsgA gene encoding ribosome small subunit-dependent GTPase A translates to MQPELSQLGFLEEWKIDQNERGWDDFLLGRVILEHKERYTVSTGQEEWDAEILGNLRYTATSRRDFPAVGDWVALQPYEEGKALIHGVFPRKSILERSAVGKQGEKQIIATNIDYAFIVQSVNRDFSINRLERYLTLCYDSGVEPIVILSKIDLIDGEQAKELVTQVKSRMNQVPVYAISTLTGEGWEPLTHLLETGKTYCLLGSSGVGKSTILNALRGEEKMKTGEISGSIDRGKHVTTHRELVVLESGGILIDNPGMREVGMTDNETGMETTFEEILELAQNCRFSDCSHTEEKGCALLEAVDNGELDPEAYSHFMKLQREKARFEGTVREKRLKDKQQGKLYKRIINAKNKRHD
- a CDS encoding aspartyl protease family protein: MILTKSRFLLIGLVLLFMGCMPGLHRSFLKGDLPKTTFKETVACENNLGLLILPVTIRGKSYRFLFDSGAPLSLSKEIQEELGFKQVTKSMMRDSDGTTRALKFVKVDTIHVGSIPFIDQTAFVGDFKAHPILECMQLDGILGSNMMRYCNWTIDYQNLEITLFKGMELDSNLRGKEIAFRSNGQFDMITEWEAKGHAITNIKVDYGSVYGLTLPKQAISKLQEYEVFDTVFAETGWKRSGLFAQSSPFEGVRAFTDSMKWGEIELPNLEVKTGHSGLIGSKVLSRFVVTIDWSKRRLHFAPVQKKNEIEKTFGLGLGYNEEKGVFVQTLVHHSVADQAGIKPGMKVLKLNTLKMGDKSSYCGYIRWANSEDQQMNLWLVDESDTLAPIQLIKSPLF
- a CDS encoding DUF1330 domain-containing protein, which codes for MQDKKYLDATPEAGRDFYINHQEGAVVMLNLLKFKAEADYEGLDHLAPDEPITGKEAYREYMSETMPYLQAAGSEVLFYGSSSAFVIGPADESWDAVLLVKHASAAQFIAFAQNEDYLKIAGHRKAALEDSRLLPIKELPLDLGQ